The nucleotide sequence CCTCCCCGGACTGCTCACTGAAGCCCTCGGTGCCCACGATGAGGGAGGGCACGCGCTGGTGAGAGCTGCGCCCGCGCCGATTCTCGAGCGTGAAGGTGCCTTCACTCAGGGCGTGGCGTGTCTCGGTGAACTCCTGGACCCAACGGCCACCGAAGCTCAGGCACTGTTCGAAGCGGTTCGGCAGTGGCAGGCAGCATGCCGCCAGCCACTCGAGACGATAGTCGGCCGTACCAGGATTGCGCAGGGTGGTGGACTGACGCAGCACCCCCTCGATGGTGAGCGTGAGTGACAGCAGAACTTCCAGCTCGCTCGTGGCATCCGCCAGTGTCAGCTGGGCATGCGCGCCCAGTGAATCGGTCGAGCACGCCACCTCACTCAGTCGCATGTCGGTGAGCCAGTCACGTCCATCACGGTCACCGATCAAGGCCGGATAGCCCGCAAAGCCAAGCCCGGCATCATTGAACAAGGTATTGGGCGGCAGCTGATCGAGGCTTGCCTGGGGCGTGGCAGCAGCGCTCATCAGGCGGTGCTGGGCTGGCGTGACCGGGGCGATGCGCCCCAGGTGGGCCAGCCTGATCAGGCCATCGGCGAGATCCAGCTGTAGCTGGATGCCGTCGGCGCTCAGGCTCAGCCATTGCTGTTGGGGGGACCAGGTCGCGTCGGGCGCTGCCGAAGGTCGGGTGGATGGGGCGTCTGCGGTCATCATGAGAGGTCCAGAAATAAAGAAGAATCAGAGACGGAATGGCAGTGTCAGCTCAGCACCAGCGGCGCTTCTGCCAGTCCCTTGAAGCCGTGTGCTGACAGGTCCAGCGCGAAGAGATCACCATCACCCGCCGCATGATCCGGCGTGGCCATGCCCTCATGCGCCGTGGTGATATACAGCGTGCTCAGCCCCTCACCACCGAACAGCGGGCACGAGGGCTGGCTGACCGGCAGGGCCACATGGGCGATTTCCTTGCCGTCATGATCCAGCCTTGCCACGCGGCCGGCCCCCCAGAGCGCAATCCACATATGGCCGTCGGCGTCGATCACGGCGCCATCCGGGCCACCGCCACAATCGCGCAGGTCGGCCCAGACTTCGGGGGCGTCGTATTCACCTGCCGACCCTTCACGTGCTGACCCTTCACCTGCTGATTTGAGTGGCCAGCCATCGGCGTCCAGCGGCCAGCGCATCACCTGACCGGTAACGGTGTCGGTGAAATAGGCGAAGCGGCCATCCGGCGAGAAACACAGCGCATTGGGAATGGTCAGCCCATCCATGAGCTTGCAAAGCTTGCCGCGGTGCAGGCGGTAGAGACTGCCAGCTCCGGTCTCGGCGTTGCAGCCCATGCTCGAGAG is from Cobetia marina and encodes:
- a CDS encoding SMP-30/gluconolactonase/LRE family protein, whose translation is MTRSTCLGTAERLVASHCELGEGPGWTPATTTLPARVRWLNILAGELHHAAADGSDHVITQLARRTSYAAVTLEGDYLLVGEGMLSRWNPETGAVEDVMSFEADAMPATRSNDTRVDTHGSLWLSSMGCNAETGAGSLYRLHRGKLCKLMDGLTIPNALCFSPDGRFAYFTDTVTGQVMRWPLDADGWPLKSAGEGSAREGSAGEYDAPEVWADLRDCGGGPDGAVIDADGHMWIALWGAGRVARLDHDGKEIAHVALPVSQPSCPLFGGEGLSTLYITTAHEGMATPDHAAGDGDLFALDLSAHGFKGLAEAPLVLS